The following is a genomic window from bacterium.
GCCTACGTCTACGCCGTGGGCCAGGCCTGCGACCGGGCCGACCACGCCCGCGCCCTGCGCAAGGACGCCGCCGGCGCGATCCTCTACTCGGCCGAGAAGGCCACCTGGATGGCCGGCGAGGCGATCCAGACCCTCGGCGGCGTGGGCTATACCAATGAATTCTCGGTCGGTCGGCTGTGGCGCGACGCCAAGCTCTACGAGATCGGCGCCGGCACCAGCGAGATCCGCCGCATGCTGATCGGCCGCGAGCTGCTCTCGGAAACGCGCTGACACCGGCCTCGCTGCGCCGCACCATCCCGGGCCACGCCCGGCTGTCGCGGCGCGGTCGGCTCCGGTATCTTCGGTGCTGACCCAATCAGCGGAGTGATGACCCCCATGGCAACCCAAATTCGCGTCCTCGATTCGAACGACACGGACCGGCTGGAGCACGTGCGCCAGTTCTTCCGCAACTATGCGGGCTGGCTCGGCCGCGACCTGTCGTTCCAGGGCTTCGCCGATGAAATGGCGAGCCTGCCCGGCGCTTATTCGGCGCCCGAAGGCTGCCTGTTCTACGCCGAGATCGACGGCCGGCCCGCCGGCTGCGTCGGCATCCGGCGTTTCTCCGAAGGCGTCTGCGAGATGAAGCGCCTGTACGTCGAGCCCGAGCTGCGTGGCCAGGGCATCGGCCGCGACCTGGCGCTGGCCGCGATCAAGGCGGCGCGCACGATCGGCTACCAGCGGATCATGCTCGACACCCTGCCGGCGATGCGGATCGCCGTGAAGCTGTACCGGGAGCTGGGCTTCCAGGACGCGCCGGCCTACTACCCGACGCCGATCGAGGGCACGATGTTCCTGTCCCT
Proteins encoded in this region:
- a CDS encoding isovaleryl-CoA dehydrogenase (catalyzes the formation of 3-methylbut-2-enoyl CoA from 3-methylbutanoyl CoA), with amino-acid sequence AYVYAVGQACDRADHARALRKDAAGAILYSAEKATWMAGEAIQTLGGVGYTNEFSVGRLWRDAKLYEIGAGTSEIRRMLIGRELLSETR